The genomic stretch TGCGCGACATGGCGCGGGCGACCTTCGATCCGGACCTCGTCGACGTCGTCGTGGGCGGTCTCGACCTCGCCCGGGAGTTCCCGCGCCTGCGCTGGGATCATCTCCTGTACACGGGCAGCTCGCGCATCGGCCGCGAGGTGGCCCGGGCCGCCGCCGAGAACCTCGTCCCGGTCACCCTGGAGCTCGGGGGCAAGTGCCCGGCGGTCGTGATGCCGGATGCGGTCGACGCCCGCAGCGTCCAGCACATCGTCGGCATCAAGATGATCAAGAACGGCCAGATGTGCAACACCGTGGATCACTGCCACGTGCCGAGCGACCAGGTGGACCGGTTCGTCGATCTGGCGGCGGAGTGGGTGGCGCAGGCGGTACCGGACTACTCGACCACCAGCGACTGCACGGGCATCATCAGCGACGCGCACCTCGACCGCGTGCTGGGCCTCATCTCGGAGGCGCGCGAGGCGGGCTGCCGCGTCGTGCAGCTCGATCCGGGCGGCAAGGTGGATCGCGAGACCCGCCGCGTGCCGATGCACATCGTCGTCGCTCCTCCGCCCGGCATCGGCATCAGTGAGGAGGAGGTGTTCGGGCCGATCCTTCCCATTCACCCGTACGACGACGTGGACGACGCGATCCGGCACATCAACGCCGGCGAGCGCCCGCTGGGCCTCTACGTGTTCACGCACGACGAGCAGGCGGCCGAGGGCGTTCTCACCCGCACCTCCTCGGGCGGCGCCTGCATCAACGCCGCGGCCATCCAAGGAGCGCTTCCCTCACTGGGATTCGGCGGGGTGGGCAACAGCGGCACGGGCCGCCATCACGGCATCGACGGCTTCCGCGAGTTCACCAACGCGCGGGGGGTGTTCATCCGCGGCGAGGACGACCTCTGCGACCTGTTCGTGCCGCCGTACGACGAGCGCCAGCAGGCCCTGGTCGACGGGGCGCTCGAGGGCGCGTGACCGCCGGCCGAGAATTGTGGGAATCCCACGAACCCGAGGCTCGCGGCGGAGCGCGGTCTGGGCCATCCGGCCATTCGCGGTCGCTCGGTCCCGGCGTACGTTGCGGCCATGACCGATACCGTCGTGAGGAGCGGGACGCGGCAGGGCCGCATGACGCTCGAGCGGATGGCGGGGACCATGCCCGTCCACGCGCCGATCTATCCCGAGCCGCCGTTCTACTACCGCAATCTCGAGTTGCTCGCCTGGACGTACGAGACCGACGAGGAGGCGGCGCTCGACGTCCTGCCGGACTGTCTTGAGCTGAGCCTGCCCGCCACGGCCACACTCGCCGTGCTCGATGCGCCCATCTGCACCCTCGGCTCGTACCAGGAGGCCTTCATCAGCATCGCCGCGACGTTCGAGGGCGAGCCCGTCCAGTACGTCGTCAACAACCTCCTGACGAGCGACGCGGCGATCGCCGTCGGGCGTGAGATCTGGGGCGTGCCGAAGAAGCTCGGACACATCGAGCTGCAGAAGAACGACCAGGGCATGATCGGCATCGTCGAGCGGCCGAAGGGCACGCGGCTGGCGACCGGCACCTTCCGCCCCGAGCGCGTCATCCCTCGCGAGTTGGCGAAGCCGTTCTCCGTGCCCCTGCTCACCCTGCGCGTGATCCCCCACCCCGAGGGACTCCCGCCCAAGGTCGAGCTGATCGAGCACTTCAGTCCGAAGACGAACAACCACAAGCTCACCGACGAGTGGTACGAGCAGCAGTTCAGCGGCCCGGGTCACGTGAACTTCGACGTCGAGTCGGCGATGGACCCGTGGTACCGGCTGCCGGTCCGCCGCATGATCAGCGCCTCCTACAGCGGTGGCCCGTGGAGCTTCGAGCTGCCGTGGGGCCGCATCCTCAAGACGTACTGAAGGCCGGTCCGGGGCGGCGCAGACCACCGCGCCGCCGATCACCTGCTCCGCCCGCCCCGGAAGATCGCAATGGTGCTCTCGCCGTCGACGCCTACGCGGAGCACGGCGAGCGCGAGGTGTGGCCCCTCGACGCGTCGACAGGCATATGGCAGGCCACGGAGACGGCGATCGCGCTGCGTGAATCTGCCTCGAGCCAACGGGCCCGATCGGCGTAAGCTGGCCGTGGTCCGACTGCCCCAAGGAGGCAACATGTACGCACGTGTAGCGGCATTCGAGAGCGATCCCGCCAACGTCGACGATGCGATCAACATGGTTCGCTCCGAGGTGGAATCGGGCACCACGCCGGCTGGGCTCGAGGGCGCCAAGATGCTGATGCTCGTCAACCGGGAGACCGGCAAAGGCCTGGGCGTCACGCTCTTTGCGAGCGAGGAGGCGATGCGCCGCGGCGACGAGGCCCTGAACGCCATGGACCCCGGGGCGAACGAGCGCCGCACATCGGTCGAGTTCTACGAAGTGCCCGTGCAGACGGTCAGCTGACGACGGCCAGACGGTCGCGCCGGGAGTCGGTGCTCAGGACGGCGAGGCCCACGCGATGCGTTGGCGTGCGGCAGGCTCGAGAGCAAGCCCGGCGACGTCTCCGTTCCCGCCGCGTTGCTCCAACTCGACGGAGTCTGCCCGAAGGTGCGGCCGTCACGAGACGTCCTCGGTACAGCTCACTCGCGTCGCTTTGCGCCGGTCCAGCTCCGCCAGAAACTCGAAGGGATCGTAGTAGGCCTCGGGGTCGATGAAGCCCGGCCTGGGTGCGGCCATGGCGGGCCAGCAGATGCGCGCCCACGGCGGCGGGAACGCCGGTCATCCGCGCTGGCCCGCTGTGTCCGCAGTGGGTCGGGTGACTGACGTCGTAGACGCGCCGCACCCGCTGCCCCTCGTGCATCGCGAGCACCTCGACCTGCACGAACAGCATCCACGGGCCATCATCACGTTGCCCCCCGAGGCGATCCCAGATCGACTGTCTCGTCACCGCCATGCGGTCCGCGGCCAGCAGGCCATAGCGGCCGAGCACCCGCATGTCGTCCATGATCTCCGGCCGCCAGCTTCCGCGGACCGCGCAGTAGCGCAGCGTCGGGAAGTTTCGCGGCAACGTCGAGACCTCGGGTGCGGCAGGTAGTAGACCCGTTGTGGG from Capillimicrobium parvum encodes the following:
- a CDS encoding aldehyde dehydrogenase family protein: MAATETRDDTAAIAALHESLDVQQAAFLRDPMPSAEVRRERVLAVAQMALDNRLRIREAVRSDFGSHPALFADMVETLGIAGRAAYAAEHLETWMAPEPRDADPAMYGTGRAEMRREPKGVIGNIVPWNFPYDLSLGPLVDMLAGGNRVIIKPSDATPACGDLLRDMARATFDPDLVDVVVGGLDLAREFPRLRWDHLLYTGSSRIGREVARAAAENLVPVTLELGGKCPAVVMPDAVDARSVQHIVGIKMIKNGQMCNTVDHCHVPSDQVDRFVDLAAEWVAQAVPDYSTTSDCTGIISDAHLDRVLGLISEAREAGCRVVQLDPGGKVDRETRRVPMHIVVAPPPGIGISEEEVFGPILPIHPYDDVDDAIRHINAGERPLGLYVFTHDEQAAEGVLTRTSSGGACINAAAIQGALPSLGFGGVGNSGTGRHHGIDGFREFTNARGVFIRGEDDLCDLFVPPYDERQQALVDGALEGA
- a CDS encoding acetoacetate decarboxylase family protein, which gives rise to MTDTVVRSGTRQGRMTLERMAGTMPVHAPIYPEPPFYYRNLELLAWTYETDEEAALDVLPDCLELSLPATATLAVLDAPICTLGSYQEAFISIAATFEGEPVQYVVNNLLTSDAAIAVGREIWGVPKKLGHIELQKNDQGMIGIVERPKGTRLATGTFRPERVIPRELAKPFSVPLLTLRVIPHPEGLPPKVELIEHFSPKTNNHKLTDEWYEQQFSGPGHVNFDVESAMDPWYRLPVRRMISASYSGGPWSFELPWGRILKTY